One Thunnus thynnus chromosome 21, fThuThy2.1, whole genome shotgun sequence DNA segment encodes these proteins:
- the ipo4 gene encoding importin-4 isoform X2 produces the protein MTEELEQILSQLTQPDNAVIQQATAQLKQAFKDPAIIPALCAVMSGSQNPQIRQSAAVMLRLRVKKHWKKISPNDRESLKAVVLQAFMQETEHTVQHSLSQLCAVMVKHETPDRWPALLQLLNQSTKSSNPHDRQVGLLLLNKVMESNPEPFKPHYCQLLQLFSTVLQDHNNPTALYYCILTLTAITAFTGSEEMNQMRSIIPSLIVALKHLIKADQGQASEAMEVFNELMESEVSIIVPHVADMVRFCLEVGSDTALTDSLRVKALSCIAFLIKLKSKTVLKQKLLNPILQAIFPVLTAVPPPGEEDPEDEEDDSGDGTDNDNPKHCAAQIIDTMALHMPPEKLFQHLMPLTQSCLASENPYQRKGGLMCLAVLAEGCADHIRTKMLSSVLQTVCQSLSDSNQVVRSAGLFALGQFSEHLQPEVSKYCAELMPLLLGYLSSLNQAKVGHVTKAFYALENFMENLGADIEPYLPTLMDTMLSALNSTDNLKIKELAVSAIGAIANAAKELLVPYFPPVIESLKGFLTTTTEEMRSLQTQSLDTLSVLARTIGKDVFSPLAAECVRLGLNLTDTIDDPDLRRCTYSLYSAVSTVSPDCLTPHLTAITTVMLLALKSNEGITAHLEEDKTFVLLDDDDDDNEEEKDADDFLEDDTETDVHDVAGFTVENAYIDEKEDACDALGEIAFNTGAVFQPFLESSFQQVYEMRDFPHEDVRRAAFGAMGQFCRAQHKVWNENPNEANHQALLKLLDVVLPCFLETVRTDHERQVVMGVLETMNNVMKSCKEEVFKNPARLKEISYVIRDVLKKKTVCQDGGGDEVDDEDQQAEYDAMLQEFAGEGIPLLASSVPADSFAPFLNDLLPLIMGKAKSTCTVADKSFAVGTIGEILQALVGVSGGQGVAGRLSNRLLPVLVAGVRDSDPEVRNNSVFGLGCLAQAAGPIVVSDYPMMLSVFSNLLVKESDLRVIDNLCAALCRMIMSNVEAVPLEQVVPALVNRLPLKEDMEENKTVFSCLAMLYTNSPALIVKLMKPIVAASTHVLGNKDVDNETQNTLAALMREFAQHHSADFQAAVTSLPGEQQATLSAAIAAS, from the exons ATGACAGAGGAACTTGAGCAAATTCTTTCACAGCTTACACAGCCTGACAATGCAGTTATCCAGCAG GCCACAGCCCAGCTGAAACAGGCTTTCAAAGACCCAGCCATAATCCCAGCCCTGTGTGCAGTCATGAGTGGCTCCCAAAACCCCcag ATTCGACAGTCAGCTGCGGTGATGCTGAGGCTGAGAGTGAAGAAACACTGGAAGAAGATCAGTCCTAATGATAGAGAGAG CCTGAAGGCAGTGGTGTTGCAGGCTTTCATGCAGGAAACAGA ACACACAGTGCAGCACTCACTGTCTCAACTGTGTGCAGTGATGGTCAAACATGAGACACCAGACCGCTGGCCtgccctgctgcagctcctcaatcAATCCACCAAGAGCAGCAATCCCCATGACAGACAG GTTGGCCTCCTGCTGCTGAACAAGGTGATGGAGTCCAACCCTGAGCCTTTTAAGCCTCACTActgccagctgctgcagctgttcaGCACTGTGCTGCAGGACCACAACAACCCAACAGCCTTGTACTACTGCATCCTCACCCTCACAGCCATAACTGCATTCACCGGCTCCGAAGAGATG AATCAGATGCGTTCTATCATCCCAAGTCTGATTGTGGCTCTGAAACACCTCATTAAGGCAGATCAG GGCCAAGCCAGTGAAGCAATGGAAGTGTTTAATGAGCTCATGGAGAGTGAGGTGTCCATCATTGTGCCTCATGTTGCAGACATGGTTCGCTTCTGCTTAGAG gtGGGCAGTGACACTGCGCTGACTGACTCTCTGAGAGTGAAAGCCCTCTCTTGCATCGCCTTTCTCATCAAGTTGAAGAGCAAG ACTGTGCTGAAGCAGAAGCTGCTGAACCCCATCCTGCAGGCCATTTTCCCTGTGCTGACTGCAGTGCCTCCACCTGGAGAGGAGGACccagaggatgaggaggatgacaGTGGTGATGGCACAGACAATGACAATCCCAAACACTGTGCTGCTCAG ATTATTGACACGATGGCCCTCCATATGCCTCCAGAGAAACTGTTCCAGCACCTG ATGCCTCTCACTCAGTCCTGCCTTGCCAGTGAAAACCCCTATCAGAGGAAGGGAGGCCTGATGTGTCTTGCTGTGTTGGCTGAAGGATGTGCTGATCACATACGCACCAA GATGCTGTCATCAGTGCTGCAGACAGTGTGCCAGAGTCTGTCTGACAGTAATCAGGTGGTGCGCAGTGCCGGCCTCTTTGCCCTTGGACAGTTCTCTGAACATTTACAG CCTGAAGTGAGTAAGTACTGTGCAGAGTTGATGCCTTTGCTCCTGGGCTACCTCTCATCCTTGAACCAGGCAAAGGTCGGCCATGTCACTAAGGCTTTTTATGCCCTGGAGAACTTCATGGAGAATCTAG GAGCGGATATTGAGCCCTACCTGCCCACCCTGATGGACACTATGTTGTCTGCCCTCAACAGCACTGACAACCTCAAGATAAAAGAACTTGCTGTGTCTGCAATAGGTGCCATAG CCAATGCTGCCAAGGAGTTGCTGGTGCCCTACTTCCCTCCAGTTATCGAAAGCCTGAAGGGCTTCCTGACTACCACCACAGAGGAAATGAGATCTCTGCAAACTCAGTCCTTGG aCACCCTCTCCGTGCTGGCCCGTACCATTGGCAAAGATGTGTTCAGTCCTCTTGCTGCAGAGTGCGTTCGGCTGGGCCTCAACCTCACCGACACCATTGATGACCCCGACCTGAGACGCTGCAC GTACAGTCTATACTCTGCTGTGTCCACAGTCAGCCCGGACTGCCTGACTCCTCACCTCACTGCCATTACAACAGTCATGCTGCTCGCCCTCAAGTCCAACGAAGGCATCACG GCACACCTTGAGGAGGACAAAACATTTGTCCTActggatgatgatgacgacgataacgaagaagaaaaagatgcagATGATTTTCTGGAAGATGACACTGAGACAGATGTCCATGATGTTGCAGG GTTCACTGTTGAAAATGCTTACATCGATGAGAAGGAGGATGCCTGTGATGCACTGGGAGAAATTGCCTTCAACACCGG TGCTGTCTTCCAGCCCTTCCTGGAGTCCAGCTTCCAGCAGGTTTACGAGATGAGAGAT tTTCCCCACGAGGATGTCCGCCGGGCAGCGTTCGGAGCCATGGGCCAGTTTTGTCGAGCTCAGCACAAAGTGTGGAATGAGAATCCCAATGAGGCCAACCACCAGG CCCTACTGAAGCTGCTGGATGTGGTGCTCCCTTGTTTCCTGGAAACTGTGCGGACAGATCATGAGCGCCAGGTTGTAATGGGCGTCCTGGAAACTATGAACAATGTCATGAAGTCCTGCAAGGAGGAGGTTTTCAAAAACCCTGCACGCCTCAAGGAGATCAGCTACGTCATCCGTGATGTGCTCAAGAAAAAG ACTGTATGTcaggatggtggtggtgatgaagtTGATGATGAAGACCAACAG GCAGAGTATGATGCCATGCTCCAAGAGTTTGCCGGTGAGGGAATTCCCCTGTTGGCTTCTTCTGTGCCTGCGGACAGCTTTGCTCCGTTCCTGAACGACCTGTTGCCTCTCATCATGGGCAAAGCT aAATCCACATGCACAGTGGCAGACAAGTCCTTTGCTGTTGGTACCATTGGAGAGATCCTGCAGGCTCTCGTGGGCGTGTCCGGGGGCCAGGGAGTGGCAGGCCGACTGTCCAATCGTTTGCTTCCCGTCCTGGTAGCTGGAGTGAGGGACAGTGACCCTGAGGTTCGCAACAACAGCGTGTTCGGGCTGGGATGTCTGGCCCAGGCAGCTGGACCCATCGTAGTATC AGACTATCCCATGatgctgtctgtgttttccaacCTGCTGGTCAAAGAGTCGGACCTCAGGGTGATCGACAACCTGTGTGCTGCCCTCTGCAGGATGATTATGAGTAATGTGGAGGCCGTCCCTCTGGAGCAG GTTGTGCCTGCTCTGGTGAATCGGCTTCCCCTCAAAGAGGACATGGAGGAGAATAAAACGGTGTTCAGCTGCCTGGCTATGCTCTACACAAACAGTCCTGCTCTG ATTGTGAAGCTAATGAAGCCCATTGTTGCCGCTTCCACTCACGTCCTGGGAAACAAAGACGTCGATAACG AAACCCAGAACACTTTGGCCGCGCTGATGAGAGAATTCGCTCAGCACCACTCTGCAGACTTCCAAGCAGCCGTGACTTCACTTCCTGGAGAGCAGCAGGCCACGCTCAGTGCAGCCATCGCAGCCTCGTAG
- the ipo4 gene encoding importin-4 isoform X1 has translation MSLLSLCQMRFLKISGGIFENPFKTKMEPNWTSWPVLEEEMFAFSSQLGDATAQLKQAFKDPAIIPALCAVMSGSQNPQIRQSAAVMLRLRVKKHWKKISPNDRESLKAVVLQAFMQETEHTVQHSLSQLCAVMVKHETPDRWPALLQLLNQSTKSSNPHDRQVGLLLLNKVMESNPEPFKPHYCQLLQLFSTVLQDHNNPTALYYCILTLTAITAFTGSEEMNQMRSIIPSLIVALKHLIKADQGQASEAMEVFNELMESEVSIIVPHVADMVRFCLEVGSDTALTDSLRVKALSCIAFLIKLKSKTVLKQKLLNPILQAIFPVLTAVPPPGEEDPEDEEDDSGDGTDNDNPKHCAAQIIDTMALHMPPEKLFQHLMPLTQSCLASENPYQRKGGLMCLAVLAEGCADHIRTKMLSSVLQTVCQSLSDSNQVVRSAGLFALGQFSEHLQPEVSKYCAELMPLLLGYLSSLNQAKVGHVTKAFYALENFMENLGADIEPYLPTLMDTMLSALNSTDNLKIKELAVSAIGAIANAAKELLVPYFPPVIESLKGFLTTTTEEMRSLQTQSLDTLSVLARTIGKDVFSPLAAECVRLGLNLTDTIDDPDLRRCTYSLYSAVSTVSPDCLTPHLTAITTVMLLALKSNEGITAHLEEDKTFVLLDDDDDDNEEEKDADDFLEDDTETDVHDVAGFTVENAYIDEKEDACDALGEIAFNTGAVFQPFLESSFQQVYEMRDFPHEDVRRAAFGAMGQFCRAQHKVWNENPNEANHQALLKLLDVVLPCFLETVRTDHERQVVMGVLETMNNVMKSCKEEVFKNPARLKEISYVIRDVLKKKTVCQDGGGDEVDDEDQQAEYDAMLQEFAGEGIPLLASSVPADSFAPFLNDLLPLIMGKAKSTCTVADKSFAVGTIGEILQALVGVSGGQGVAGRLSNRLLPVLVAGVRDSDPEVRNNSVFGLGCLAQAAGPIVVSDYPMMLSVFSNLLVKESDLRVIDNLCAALCRMIMSNVEAVPLEQVVPALVNRLPLKEDMEENKTVFSCLAMLYTNSPALIVKLMKPIVAASTHVLGNKDVDNETQNTLAALMREFAQHHSADFQAAVTSLPGEQQATLSAAIAAS, from the exons GCCACAGCCCAGCTGAAACAGGCTTTCAAAGACCCAGCCATAATCCCAGCCCTGTGTGCAGTCATGAGTGGCTCCCAAAACCCCcag ATTCGACAGTCAGCTGCGGTGATGCTGAGGCTGAGAGTGAAGAAACACTGGAAGAAGATCAGTCCTAATGATAGAGAGAG CCTGAAGGCAGTGGTGTTGCAGGCTTTCATGCAGGAAACAGA ACACACAGTGCAGCACTCACTGTCTCAACTGTGTGCAGTGATGGTCAAACATGAGACACCAGACCGCTGGCCtgccctgctgcagctcctcaatcAATCCACCAAGAGCAGCAATCCCCATGACAGACAG GTTGGCCTCCTGCTGCTGAACAAGGTGATGGAGTCCAACCCTGAGCCTTTTAAGCCTCACTActgccagctgctgcagctgttcaGCACTGTGCTGCAGGACCACAACAACCCAACAGCCTTGTACTACTGCATCCTCACCCTCACAGCCATAACTGCATTCACCGGCTCCGAAGAGATG AATCAGATGCGTTCTATCATCCCAAGTCTGATTGTGGCTCTGAAACACCTCATTAAGGCAGATCAG GGCCAAGCCAGTGAAGCAATGGAAGTGTTTAATGAGCTCATGGAGAGTGAGGTGTCCATCATTGTGCCTCATGTTGCAGACATGGTTCGCTTCTGCTTAGAG gtGGGCAGTGACACTGCGCTGACTGACTCTCTGAGAGTGAAAGCCCTCTCTTGCATCGCCTTTCTCATCAAGTTGAAGAGCAAG ACTGTGCTGAAGCAGAAGCTGCTGAACCCCATCCTGCAGGCCATTTTCCCTGTGCTGACTGCAGTGCCTCCACCTGGAGAGGAGGACccagaggatgaggaggatgacaGTGGTGATGGCACAGACAATGACAATCCCAAACACTGTGCTGCTCAG ATTATTGACACGATGGCCCTCCATATGCCTCCAGAGAAACTGTTCCAGCACCTG ATGCCTCTCACTCAGTCCTGCCTTGCCAGTGAAAACCCCTATCAGAGGAAGGGAGGCCTGATGTGTCTTGCTGTGTTGGCTGAAGGATGTGCTGATCACATACGCACCAA GATGCTGTCATCAGTGCTGCAGACAGTGTGCCAGAGTCTGTCTGACAGTAATCAGGTGGTGCGCAGTGCCGGCCTCTTTGCCCTTGGACAGTTCTCTGAACATTTACAG CCTGAAGTGAGTAAGTACTGTGCAGAGTTGATGCCTTTGCTCCTGGGCTACCTCTCATCCTTGAACCAGGCAAAGGTCGGCCATGTCACTAAGGCTTTTTATGCCCTGGAGAACTTCATGGAGAATCTAG GAGCGGATATTGAGCCCTACCTGCCCACCCTGATGGACACTATGTTGTCTGCCCTCAACAGCACTGACAACCTCAAGATAAAAGAACTTGCTGTGTCTGCAATAGGTGCCATAG CCAATGCTGCCAAGGAGTTGCTGGTGCCCTACTTCCCTCCAGTTATCGAAAGCCTGAAGGGCTTCCTGACTACCACCACAGAGGAAATGAGATCTCTGCAAACTCAGTCCTTGG aCACCCTCTCCGTGCTGGCCCGTACCATTGGCAAAGATGTGTTCAGTCCTCTTGCTGCAGAGTGCGTTCGGCTGGGCCTCAACCTCACCGACACCATTGATGACCCCGACCTGAGACGCTGCAC GTACAGTCTATACTCTGCTGTGTCCACAGTCAGCCCGGACTGCCTGACTCCTCACCTCACTGCCATTACAACAGTCATGCTGCTCGCCCTCAAGTCCAACGAAGGCATCACG GCACACCTTGAGGAGGACAAAACATTTGTCCTActggatgatgatgacgacgataacgaagaagaaaaagatgcagATGATTTTCTGGAAGATGACACTGAGACAGATGTCCATGATGTTGCAGG GTTCACTGTTGAAAATGCTTACATCGATGAGAAGGAGGATGCCTGTGATGCACTGGGAGAAATTGCCTTCAACACCGG TGCTGTCTTCCAGCCCTTCCTGGAGTCCAGCTTCCAGCAGGTTTACGAGATGAGAGAT tTTCCCCACGAGGATGTCCGCCGGGCAGCGTTCGGAGCCATGGGCCAGTTTTGTCGAGCTCAGCACAAAGTGTGGAATGAGAATCCCAATGAGGCCAACCACCAGG CCCTACTGAAGCTGCTGGATGTGGTGCTCCCTTGTTTCCTGGAAACTGTGCGGACAGATCATGAGCGCCAGGTTGTAATGGGCGTCCTGGAAACTATGAACAATGTCATGAAGTCCTGCAAGGAGGAGGTTTTCAAAAACCCTGCACGCCTCAAGGAGATCAGCTACGTCATCCGTGATGTGCTCAAGAAAAAG ACTGTATGTcaggatggtggtggtgatgaagtTGATGATGAAGACCAACAG GCAGAGTATGATGCCATGCTCCAAGAGTTTGCCGGTGAGGGAATTCCCCTGTTGGCTTCTTCTGTGCCTGCGGACAGCTTTGCTCCGTTCCTGAACGACCTGTTGCCTCTCATCATGGGCAAAGCT aAATCCACATGCACAGTGGCAGACAAGTCCTTTGCTGTTGGTACCATTGGAGAGATCCTGCAGGCTCTCGTGGGCGTGTCCGGGGGCCAGGGAGTGGCAGGCCGACTGTCCAATCGTTTGCTTCCCGTCCTGGTAGCTGGAGTGAGGGACAGTGACCCTGAGGTTCGCAACAACAGCGTGTTCGGGCTGGGATGTCTGGCCCAGGCAGCTGGACCCATCGTAGTATC AGACTATCCCATGatgctgtctgtgttttccaacCTGCTGGTCAAAGAGTCGGACCTCAGGGTGATCGACAACCTGTGTGCTGCCCTCTGCAGGATGATTATGAGTAATGTGGAGGCCGTCCCTCTGGAGCAG GTTGTGCCTGCTCTGGTGAATCGGCTTCCCCTCAAAGAGGACATGGAGGAGAATAAAACGGTGTTCAGCTGCCTGGCTATGCTCTACACAAACAGTCCTGCTCTG ATTGTGAAGCTAATGAAGCCCATTGTTGCCGCTTCCACTCACGTCCTGGGAAACAAAGACGTCGATAACG AAACCCAGAACACTTTGGCCGCGCTGATGAGAGAATTCGCTCAGCACCACTCTGCAGACTTCCAAGCAGCCGTGACTTCACTTCCTGGAGAGCAGCAGGCCACGCTCAGTGCAGCCATCGCAGCCTCGTAG